One part of the Nostoc sp. PCC 7120 = FACHB-418 genome encodes these proteins:
- a CDS encoding alpha-amylase family glycosyl hydrolase: MLNSIYSREVYDIFNQAKCNALNKATKSVQVGDEVKEIPSPFPSPADWRDLWIYFIMTDRFNNPSAPPTMSWNAFDGNDFLGKKALGFQGGTFEGIRQQLGYLEKLGVGAIWITPPFKNCQYEPTYHGYGIQDFLQIDPRFASNKDNPEAELQALIDEAHARGIYVIFDIVLNHTGNVFSYFIEGKNVKSTETDRDLPLLPYDIKWHNKTGEPQWINAPDDQDPDLHPNAAVWPRELCKNEYFRRRGTRKGDTGEGGDFTDLRELLTEKEEVRNILIRIHQYLIAKFDIDGFRIDTLRFIEPEFARIFGNSMHEFALSIGKKNFFSFGEVWADEDKTEKKISQFIGRKATEPGDLLGIDAALDFPLFFKLRYVLKGLQPIKELAEVYEKRKESLRGIISSHGEVSKFLVTFLDNHDWKRRFYYSNPANPQKFDDQLTLGITCLFALQGIPCIYYGTEQGLNGYLTENRDFGDLVVREALWGKPGGGFKQDHPFYKTIAKLSEYRNSHPALRYGRQYFRPISGDRINYAISPYPSGVLAFSRILNETEVVVVANTNTEFTQSVYVIVDDNLHSENPTFKILFSNKSRDNSIQPEKVEEHHGVNITEVNGHKNYGPVRVMKVTLQPMEVQILVK; this comes from the coding sequence ATGCTTAACTCAATTTACTCCAGAGAAGTTTATGATATCTTCAATCAGGCTAAATGTAATGCTCTGAACAAAGCCACGAAAAGTGTCCAAGTTGGCGATGAGGTGAAAGAAATTCCTTCGCCTTTTCCATCACCAGCCGATTGGCGCGATCTATGGATTTACTTTATTATGACAGACCGCTTTAATAATCCATCTGCGCCACCTACAATGTCTTGGAATGCTTTTGATGGTAATGATTTTTTAGGTAAAAAAGCTTTGGGTTTTCAAGGTGGTACTTTTGAAGGTATCCGTCAACAATTAGGATACTTAGAAAAATTAGGAGTAGGAGCGATTTGGATCACTCCTCCTTTCAAAAATTGCCAGTATGAACCTACATACCACGGCTATGGAATTCAAGATTTTTTACAAATTGATCCACGATTTGCTAGTAACAAAGATAATCCAGAAGCAGAATTACAAGCACTAATTGATGAGGCTCATGCACGCGGTATTTATGTGATTTTTGATATTGTACTTAACCATACAGGTAACGTTTTCAGTTATTTTATTGAGGGCAAAAATGTCAAATCAACTGAGACCGACAGAGATCTGCCACTACTCCCATATGATATTAAATGGCATAATAAAACAGGCGAGCCACAGTGGATAAATGCACCAGATGATCAAGATCCTGACCTTCATCCTAATGCAGCAGTATGGCCTAGAGAACTTTGTAAAAATGAGTATTTTCGCAGGAGAGGCACTCGAAAAGGTGATACTGGGGAAGGCGGAGATTTTACTGATTTGCGAGAGCTATTGACTGAGAAAGAAGAAGTACGTAATATCTTAATTCGGATTCATCAATATTTAATTGCCAAGTTTGATATTGACGGATTTCGGATTGATACTTTGCGATTTATTGAGCCAGAGTTCGCCAGAATTTTTGGTAATTCCATGCATGAATTTGCTTTAAGCATTGGTAAGAAAAATTTCTTTAGCTTTGGTGAGGTATGGGCTGACGAAGACAAGACAGAGAAGAAAATTAGCCAATTTATTGGTCGTAAAGCGACGGAACCAGGTGATTTATTAGGTATTGATGCAGCACTTGATTTCCCCTTATTCTTCAAACTCCGTTATGTGTTGAAAGGATTACAACCAATAAAAGAACTAGCTGAGGTCTATGAAAAGCGTAAGGAAAGTCTGCGCGGTATTATCAGTTCTCATGGTGAAGTTAGCAAATTTCTGGTGACATTCCTTGATAATCATGATTGGAAGAGACGCTTTTACTACAGTAACCCAGCAAATCCTCAAAAGTTTGATGACCAACTAACTTTAGGGATTACCTGTTTGTTTGCCTTACAAGGGATACCCTGCATATACTACGGCACAGAACAGGGACTCAATGGTTATCTTACCGAAAATCGCGATTTTGGGGATCTTGTAGTTCGTGAAGCTTTATGGGGTAAACCAGGCGGCGGCTTTAAGCAAGACCACCCGTTCTATAAAACAATTGCAAAGTTATCAGAATACCGCAATAGCCATCCGGCACTGCGTTATGGAAGGCAGTATTTTCGTCCTATATCTGGCGATCGCATTAATTATGCCATTTCTCCCTACCCGTCTGGTGTCCTGGCGTTCTCTCGCATCTTGAATGAGACAGAAGTGGTTGTGGTAGCAAATACGAACACAGAATTTACTCAGTCTGTTTATGTAATAGTTGATGACAATCTCCATTCTGAAAACCCTACTTTCAAGATTTTATTTAGCAATAAATCTAGGGATAACAGTATTCAACCGGAAAAAGTTGAAGAACATCACGGTGTCAATATCACCGAAGTTAATGGTCACAAGAATTATGGGCCAGTACGAGTGATGAAAGTAACTCTCCAACCGATGGAAGTACAAATTTTAGTGAAATAG
- a CDS encoding WD40 repeat domain-containing protein, translating into MQIGLEAGLTNQLIDEIDQQPGHLPLLEFALTQLWSKQQNRLLTHQAYQEIGGVEEALANHAEAVYAQLTEADRQRAQQIFIQLVRLGDDTEATRRLTTREEVRLENWDLVTRLASSRLVVTNRNESTAEETVEIVHEALIRSWGRLEQWLIVDGDFLRWREQLRLAIRLWENSGHDQGVLLRGKALIDAQEWQLQRAQELNTNEIRFINKSGELRELEVKQQQRIRKIGISSLVTGLILALGLAGVAWLQGQKARMSETKAISSSAESFLNANLEFDGLIASIRAGRRIKGTDGIDANTRTQITETLQQSINFVREKNRLAEHDGMLESVSFSPDSKFIATASRDKTVKIWSLDGKKQLVVLREEKGEGFNSVAFSPDGTLMATGSWDNTAKIWSREGKRLHTLDGHKEAVLEVAFSPDSQLLATASWDNTVKLWSREGKLLHTLEGHKDKVNSITFSPDGQLIATVGWDNTMKLWNLDGKELRTFRGHQDMIWSVSFSPDGKQIATASGDRTVKLWSLDGKELQTLRGHQNGVNSVTFSPDGKLIATASGDRTVKLWNSKGQELETLYGHTDAVNSVAFSPDGTSIATAGNDKTAKIWKLNSPNSIIVRGHEDEVFDLVFSPNGKYIATASWDKTAKLWSIVGDKLQELRTFNGHQGRVNKLSFSPDGKYIATTSWDKTAKLWNLDGTLQKTLTGHKDTVWSVNFSPDGQLIATASEDKTVKLWNRDGELLKTLPRQSSVVNSAVFSPDGKLIATAGWDKTVKIWSIDGRLQKTLTGHTSGINSVTFSPDGKLIASASWDNTVKIWNLDGKELRTLRGHKNVVHNVTFSPDGKLIATASGDNTVKIWNINGQELRTLRGYKDAVWSLRFSLDGKTLATGSRYDIVVWHLYLDDLDQLLVRGCDWARDYLQNNPNVNPDEKSLCDGIRPIAQQ; encoded by the coding sequence ATGCAGATAGGACTAGAAGCAGGATTAACCAATCAATTAATCGACGAGATAGACCAACAGCCAGGACATTTACCTTTACTTGAGTTTGCCCTTACCCAATTATGGTCAAAACAGCAAAATAGGCTCTTAACTCATCAAGCTTATCAAGAAATTGGTGGTGTAGAAGAAGCCTTGGCTAACCATGCTGAGGCTGTATATGCCCAGCTAACCGAAGCAGATAGGCAAAGGGCGCAACAAATATTTATCCAATTGGTACGTTTAGGAGATGACACAGAAGCTACCCGACGGTTGACAACTCGTGAGGAAGTCAGGCTAGAAAACTGGGATTTAGTCACACGTTTAGCTTCTTCACGTCTAGTAGTGACCAACCGTAATGAGTCCACGGCAGAAGAAACAGTAGAAATCGTCCATGAAGCCTTAATTAGAAGCTGGGGACGACTGGAACAGTGGCTAATTGTGGATGGTGATTTTCTACGCTGGCGCGAACAATTACGGTTAGCAATTCGCCTATGGGAAAATAGCGGACATGATCAAGGGGTGCTATTACGAGGTAAGGCCTTGATAGATGCCCAAGAATGGCAGTTACAACGCGCACAAGAACTCAATACAAATGAAATCAGGTTCATTAATAAGAGTGGGGAACTGAGAGAACTTGAGGTCAAACAGCAGCAGCGCATACGTAAAATCGGGATTTCATCCCTAGTCACAGGCTTAATCTTAGCCCTTGGTCTGGCTGGGGTTGCTTGGTTGCAAGGACAAAAGGCACGGATGAGCGAAACTAAAGCAATCAGCTCATCAGCCGAAAGCTTCCTTAATGCAAATCTAGAGTTTGATGGGTTAATTGCCAGTATTAGAGCTGGTAGGCGCATCAAAGGCACTGATGGAATTGATGCTAACACTCGCACTCAAATTACCGAGACTCTACAACAGTCCATCAACTTCGTCAGAGAGAAAAATCGTTTAGCAGAACATGATGGAATGCTAGAGAGTGTGAGTTTTAGCCCTGATAGTAAATTTATTGCCACCGCCAGCAGAGATAAAACAGTCAAAATTTGGAGTCTTGACGGTAAAAAACAGTTAGTCGTACTGCGAGAAGAGAAAGGAGAGGGTTTTAATAGCGTTGCCTTCAGCCCCGATGGTACACTGATGGCTACCGGCAGTTGGGACAACACGGCAAAAATTTGGAGTCGAGAAGGTAAACGCCTCCACACTCTTGACGGACATAAAGAAGCAGTTTTGGAAGTCGCCTTTAGTCCTGATAGTCAGCTACTTGCTACGGCTAGTTGGGACAACACAGTTAAACTCTGGAGTCGAGAAGGTAAACTCCTGCACACCCTGGAAGGACATAAAGATAAGGTCAACAGCATCACCTTTAGCCCAGACGGTCAGCTAATTGCCACTGTCGGTTGGGACAACACCATGAAACTCTGGAATCTTGATGGCAAGGAATTGCGAACTTTTAGAGGACATCAAGATATGATTTGGAGCGTCAGCTTTAGCCCAGATGGTAAACAAATTGCTACAGCCAGTGGTGACAGAACTGTCAAACTTTGGAGTTTAGACGGAAAAGAACTGCAAACCCTCAGAGGTCATCAAAATGGGGTGAACAGTGTGACATTCAGTCCCGACGGCAAACTGATTGCTACAGCTAGTGGTGACAGAACTGTCAAACTTTGGAACAGCAAAGGTCAAGAACTAGAAACCCTCTACGGACACACTGATGCAGTTAATAGCGTCGCGTTTAGTCCTGATGGCACATCCATCGCTACAGCTGGTAATGACAAAACGGCTAAAATCTGGAAACTCAACAGTCCTAACAGCATTATTGTTCGGGGTCATGAAGATGAGGTCTTCGACCTAGTATTTAGCCCAAATGGTAAGTACATTGCTACGGCTAGTTGGGATAAAACCGCCAAACTCTGGAGTATTGTAGGGGATAAACTTCAAGAACTGCGAACCTTCAACGGGCATCAAGGCAGGGTAAATAAGCTGAGTTTTAGCCCAGATGGTAAGTACATTGCTACGACGAGTTGGGATAAAACCGCCAAACTCTGGAATCTAGATGGTACATTACAGAAAACTCTTACAGGACACAAAGATACAGTTTGGAGTGTCAATTTCAGCCCGGATGGTCAGTTAATTGCTACGGCTAGTGAAGACAAAACTGTCAAACTCTGGAATCGAGACGGTGAATTGCTTAAAACTCTCCCACGTCAGAGTAGTGTAGTTAATAGCGCAGTGTTCAGCCCAGATGGTAAATTAATTGCTACGGCTGGTTGGGACAAAACAGTGAAAATCTGGAGTATTGATGGTCGATTACAGAAGACTTTAACGGGACATACAAGTGGTATTAACAGCGTCACCTTCAGCCCAGATGGTAAGCTGATTGCTAGTGCTAGTTGGGATAATACTGTAAAAATCTGGAATCTTGATGGCAAAGAATTGCGAACTCTGCGAGGACATAAAAATGTAGTTCATAATGTTACCTTCAGCCCAGATGGTAAACTCATTGCCACTGCCAGTGGTGATAATACTGTAAAAATCTGGAACATTAACGGTCAAGAACTGCGTACCCTGCGAGGCTATAAAGATGCAGTTTGGAGTTTGCGGTTTAGTCTTGATGGTAAGACTCTAGCCACTGGTAGCAGGTATGATATCGTGGTTTGGCATTTATATCTAGATGATTTAGATCAATTACTAGTGCGTGGTTGTGATTGGGCGCGAGATTATTTGCAAAATAATCCCAATGTGAACCCTGATGAAAAAAGTTTATGCGACGGGATACGCCCCATCGCCCAACAATGA
- a CDS encoding CHAT domain-containing protein has product MSKTIVINLGNGDLYTGFPSVTTQLWSASHHAPEQFLGSLPAAPNLLELYRHWRTNYQALCTRQPMRSALLEEDDQLEIELGAITNVSLLDFDELCKQLRDNINTWLKSVEFLEIERQLRSQLNRNEEIRVILETNDDSLRRLPWHCWDFFRDYPQAELGLSRTEYQRRDATQSLCNRNKVRILAILGNSQGIDLQREATFLKELENIAEVVQLNQPSRQEFNKQLWDSLGWDILFFAGHSQSKGDTGIIYINDNPTNNSLTIGELEEALTAAIDRGLKLAIFNSCDGLGLANALGKLHIPQVIIMREPVPNCVAQQFFQNFLEAFAIKRQTLYLAVQQARRQLQGLEDDFPCASWLPVIFQNPSVEPPTWLQLGGIPPCPYRGLFAFREEDAHLFFGREEFTADLVKAVKRKRFVAVVGASGSGKSSLVFAGLTPQLRQDPNVQWQIISFRPGKNPFEALATALVSLRQCCPSFSLENILELPEDSTTTRLLELDLAIALQQNHQLLHTILEKVVQQKFGTRLLLIADQFEELYTLCPEPQRQPFLDLLLNAYSFTPAFTIVLTLRADFYSYALSYRPFSDALQGAVQNLGPMNMKELRRVIEEPAKKNADRTRSRINQSINRRDRPTARTFTFT; this is encoded by the coding sequence ATGAGCAAGACAATTGTCATAAATTTGGGTAATGGTGATTTGTATACTGGATTTCCCAGCGTGACGACTCAACTTTGGTCAGCAAGTCATCATGCGCCAGAGCAGTTTCTTGGTAGCTTACCAGCTGCACCAAATTTACTAGAACTCTATAGACATTGGCGTACCAATTATCAAGCTTTATGTACTCGTCAACCAATGCGTTCTGCATTGTTAGAGGAAGATGACCAACTGGAAATAGAATTAGGCGCGATAACAAACGTGTCTCTACTCGATTTTGATGAATTATGTAAACAGCTACGAGATAATATTAATACTTGGCTTAAGTCAGTAGAGTTTCTAGAAATTGAAAGACAATTGCGATCGCAACTTAACCGCAATGAAGAAATTCGAGTCATTCTAGAAACCAACGATGACAGTTTACGGCGGCTACCCTGGCATTGCTGGGACTTTTTTCGAGATTATCCTCAAGCAGAACTAGGACTTTCCCGGACAGAGTATCAACGAAGAGATGCGACACAATCCCTATGCAACAGAAACAAAGTCAGAATTTTAGCTATTTTGGGCAATAGCCAAGGTATTGACTTGCAAAGAGAAGCCACTTTTCTGAAAGAATTAGAGAATATTGCCGAAGTTGTGCAGCTAAATCAGCCCTCGCGTCAAGAATTTAACAAACAGCTTTGGGACTCTTTAGGTTGGGACATCTTATTTTTTGCAGGTCATAGTCAAAGCAAAGGTGACACAGGCATAATTTATATCAATGACAATCCCACAAACAATAGCCTGACAATTGGAGAATTAGAGGAAGCTCTCACCGCAGCCATTGATAGAGGTTTAAAGTTAGCTATTTTCAACTCCTGTGATGGACTGGGATTGGCGAATGCTTTGGGAAAACTGCATATTCCCCAAGTGATTATCATGCGAGAACCAGTGCCAAATTGTGTCGCCCAGCAGTTTTTCCAAAATTTTCTGGAAGCTTTCGCTATCAAGCGTCAAACTTTATATTTAGCAGTACAACAGGCACGCAGACAGTTACAAGGATTAGAAGATGACTTTCCCTGTGCTTCTTGGTTGCCCGTAATTTTTCAAAACCCATCTGTAGAACCACCAACTTGGTTGCAATTGGGCGGCATACCCCCTTGTCCATATCGTGGTTTATTTGCTTTCCGAGAAGAAGATGCACACTTATTTTTTGGCAGAGAAGAATTCACGGCTGATTTAGTCAAGGCGGTGAAAAGAAAGCGGTTTGTGGCTGTAGTGGGGGCTAGTGGCAGTGGTAAGTCTAGTTTAGTGTTTGCTGGGTTGACTCCCCAGTTACGACAAGACCCGAATGTGCAATGGCAAATCATTTCTTTTCGTCCAGGGAAAAATCCCTTTGAAGCTTTGGCGACTGCATTAGTGAGTTTACGACAGTGTTGTCCCTCTTTTTCCCTAGAAAACATCCTAGAGTTGCCAGAAGATAGTACCACTACTCGCTTACTAGAATTAGATTTAGCGATCGCATTACAACAAAACCATCAATTACTACACACCATCCTAGAAAAGGTTGTGCAGCAAAAATTTGGCACTCGTTTACTACTCATAGCAGATCAGTTTGAGGAACTTTACACCCTTTGTCCAGAACCACAACGTCAGCCTTTTTTAGATTTATTACTCAATGCTTATAGTTTCACTCCCGCCTTCACCATCGTTTTAACCCTGCGGGCTGACTTTTACAGCTATGCTCTTTCTTACCGTCCCTTTAGTGATGCCTTGCAAGGAGCAGTGCAGAACCTTGGCCCCATGAATATGAAGGAATTGCGTCGGGTGATAGAAGAACCTGCTAAAAAAAATGCAGATAGGACTAGAAGCAGGATTAACCAATCAATTAATCGACGAGATAGACCAACAGCCAGGACATTTACCTTTACTTGA
- a CDS encoding DUF1822 family protein, which yields MKSRIKIMIKNHEKNNKLRLLLSESIWLEPECFDSARKLSQQVVGEFKQWQTYLNVLASLGFAKWLKENLPEQLIKQNNQIIDNFTHIQLGEFKFCLIVTEHLLDELVNIPEDTIIKPEAIAHLYVVVEVLEEQAELVLRGILRYDQLVSYRDKMNLQPRNGCYQLPLAEFDPEPNHILFYCRFLDAHTIPLPVLTTVNNEDNLIQLLPQNKTKLSQWLRGIFLDEWQSIAALINPDINLALNIRNNAESIKRGKIINLEMQLGNYPVVMLVNIKEEAEEKLRVLIQLHPSGETKFLQPNLKLTLLSKAGKSLCEVISRSQDSYIQLNPFQGEIGKQFSIEVSLDNITIKENFEL from the coding sequence TTGAAATCAAGGATAAAAATAATGATTAAGAACCATGAAAAAAACAATAAATTGAGATTATTGTTATCAGAATCAATTTGGTTAGAACCAGAATGTTTTGACTCAGCAAGAAAACTTAGTCAGCAGGTAGTTGGTGAATTCAAACAGTGGCAAACATATTTAAATGTACTGGCATCATTAGGATTTGCTAAATGGCTCAAAGAAAACCTACCAGAACAACTTATTAAACAAAACAATCAAATTATTGATAATTTTACTCATATCCAATTAGGTGAATTTAAATTTTGTTTAATCGTTACGGAACATCTACTAGATGAATTAGTAAATATACCTGAAGATACTATTATTAAGCCAGAAGCGATAGCTCATTTATATGTTGTAGTTGAAGTATTAGAAGAGCAAGCAGAATTAGTTCTTCGAGGTATTTTACGTTACGACCAACTAGTTAGTTATAGAGATAAGATGAATTTACAACCAAGGAATGGTTGTTATCAACTACCACTAGCAGAATTTGATCCAGAACCAAATCACATTTTATTTTACTGCCGTTTTTTAGATGCTCATACCATTCCTTTACCTGTGTTAACGACAGTCAACAACGAAGATAATTTAATACAATTGTTGCCTCAAAATAAAACTAAATTGAGCCAATGGTTACGGGGGATTTTTCTCGATGAATGGCAGTCAATTGCTGCATTGATTAATCCAGATATTAATTTAGCTTTAAATATCAGAAATAATGCTGAGAGCATCAAGCGGGGTAAAATTATTAACTTAGAAATGCAACTTGGCAACTATCCTGTTGTCATGTTGGTCAATATTAAAGAAGAGGCTGAAGAAAAATTACGTGTATTAATCCAGTTGCATCCAAGCGGAGAAACAAAGTTTTTACAGCCTAATCTCAAGCTAACTTTACTATCAAAGGCAGGAAAATCGCTGTGTGAAGTTATATCTAGAAGTCAAGATAGTTATATTCAACTGAATCCTTTTCAGGGAGAAATAGGAAAACAGTTTAGTATTGAGGTCAGCTTAGACAATATTACTATTAAAGAAAATTTTGAATTATAG
- a CDS encoding peptidoglycan-binding domain-containing protein, whose protein sequence is MQLAEIIGTQESISLENLENNSGLAKEVQKQLIDLGLLDPPADGKFGRFSTQALKDFQSLMKIEEAVLGKSTIQALMEVKEVIPFQLSNNLASRIIKYMQSKDYFVARGKQRYNIVYIEGANADGVPNADKFNEWNDRRIVIEIATGTPQIVGNWLATTEPGYYYTVVEIKNPQGAARIAFGQYQSWQVGTHGNSDPHEALVQTGVVKVHRDRNKDGFRTGDPEDTGRFGINQHWGYDNKFVDKASAGCLVGQSRQEHKEFMQTIKQDRRYQLNNKYTFMSTIIPGDDLAKTVPA, encoded by the coding sequence ATGCAATTAGCAGAAATAATAGGTACACAAGAAAGTATTAGTTTAGAGAATTTAGAAAATAACTCTGGACTAGCAAAAGAAGTGCAAAAACAATTAATTGACTTAGGTTTATTAGATCCACCTGCTGATGGTAAATTTGGACGTTTTTCTACTCAGGCACTTAAGGATTTCCAATCACTCATGAAAATAGAAGAGGCGGTTCTAGGTAAATCAACTATCCAAGCTTTAATGGAAGTTAAAGAAGTTATTCCTTTTCAGTTGAGTAATAATTTAGCTAGCAGAATTATTAAGTATATGCAAAGTAAAGATTACTTTGTTGCCAGAGGTAAACAGAGATACAACATTGTGTATATTGAAGGTGCTAACGCTGATGGTGTACCCAATGCTGATAAATTCAATGAATGGAACGATCGCCGGATTGTGATTGAAATCGCTACGGGAACTCCGCAAATTGTAGGTAACTGGCTAGCTACCACAGAACCAGGATATTATTACACAGTCGTCGAGATCAAGAATCCCCAAGGTGCAGCGAGAATTGCGTTTGGGCAATATCAATCTTGGCAAGTAGGAACACATGGGAACTCTGATCCGCATGAAGCACTGGTTCAAACTGGTGTAGTTAAAGTACATCGCGATCGCAATAAAGATGGATTTCGGACTGGAGATCCTGAAGATACTGGTCGTTTCGGAATTAATCAACATTGGGGTTATGACAATAAATTCGTTGATAAAGCCAGCGCTGGTTGTTTGGTAGGACAATCTCGTCAGGAACATAAAGAATTTATGCAGACCATTAAACAAGACCGTCGCTACCAGTTGAATAACAAATATACTTTCATGTCAACCATTATTCCTGGTGATGATTTAGCCAAAACTGTCCCTGCTTGA
- a CDS encoding ferric reductase-like transmembrane domain-containing protein, whose product MFTIDDPSLANVLGMMALVTYCITLLPTILRIVFPQTKETGIPKWLLKRRRMIGLISFFLALAHGFMMIQKRNFDFFDFKTFVIYIQGISIFTIFTILAVTSNDWSVKKLKSNWKQLHKLTYLAMFILTWHIWDKMSGHWTYLTPISIVIIAGITVLFMLRMWMEHQVKRKKFDAKINPERLPDNVTR is encoded by the coding sequence ATGTTCACAATAGATGATCCATCTTTAGCTAATGTTCTAGGAATGATGGCATTAGTTACCTATTGCATTACATTATTGCCCACAATTTTGAGAATTGTCTTCCCACAAACAAAAGAGACTGGTATTCCTAAATGGTTGTTAAAACGCCGCCGCATGATTGGGCTTATCTCTTTCTTTTTGGCTTTGGCTCACGGATTTATGATGATACAAAAGAGAAATTTTGATTTTTTTGACTTCAAGACATTTGTGATTTACATCCAGGGAATTAGCATTTTCACGATTTTTACAATTCTCGCTGTTACTTCTAATGATTGGAGTGTCAAAAAGCTTAAATCTAACTGGAAACAATTACATAAACTCACTTATTTAGCCATGTTTATTCTAACCTGGCATATCTGGGATAAGATGTCTGGGCATTGGACATATTTAACTCCTATTAGTATTGTGATCATTGCCGGAATCACTGTTCTATTTATGCTGAGAATGTGGATGGAACACCAAGTGAAAAGAAAGAAATTTGATGCAAAGATAAATCCAGAAAGGTTGCCAGATAATGTCACTAGATAA
- a CDS encoding WD40 repeat domain-containing protein yields MPLKLISKKSTAALAISTTVALFGISLSRLKLPFETFTHNVTSVPIIQPDRTIKDHSAWIYAIAITPDGKTLVNGNYDGTIKTWNLHTGKLLHTFKSHTDAVSSLAMSVDGRILVSGSWDNRIKLWNLETNTLISTLDGHKDDVQTVAISPNGKLVASGSADNTIKLWNLDTHKQLLTLQNADWARSIAFSPDNQTLVSGSTNGSIKIWQLTTPRPIPLYTIIGHSQAVRSVVISPDGQTLASGSVDQTIKLWSWRDRNLLRTLTGHSGAVWSVAFSPNGQTLASGSNDRTIKRWDIATGQLIDNFVGHTNPVWSVTFSPDGQTLASGSGDQTIKLWSIKSDTSSQTHTQSNTLSQTKSKYLKQIR; encoded by the coding sequence ATGCCATTAAAACTAATTTCCAAGAAAAGTACAGCAGCGTTGGCAATTAGCACCACAGTAGCCTTGTTTGGAATCAGTTTGTCTAGATTAAAGTTGCCATTTGAGACGTTTACACATAACGTTACATCTGTCCCCATAATTCAACCCGATCGCACCATCAAAGACCATTCAGCGTGGATTTATGCGATCGCCATTACTCCCGATGGTAAGACTCTAGTCAATGGCAACTACGATGGCACGATTAAAACTTGGAATCTGCATACTGGCAAATTACTCCACACTTTTAAAAGTCATACTGATGCCGTGTCATCCCTAGCTATGAGTGTTGATGGTCGTATCCTGGTTAGTGGTAGTTGGGATAACCGGATTAAGCTCTGGAATCTGGAAACAAATACTTTAATCAGTACCCTTGATGGACATAAGGACGATGTACAGACAGTTGCTATCAGCCCCAACGGCAAGTTAGTCGCCAGTGGTAGTGCCGACAACACGATTAAGCTTTGGAATCTGGATACCCACAAACAACTCTTGACACTCCAGAATGCAGACTGGGCGAGGTCTATTGCTTTTAGCCCCGATAATCAGACCTTAGTTAGCGGTAGTACCAACGGCTCAATCAAAATTTGGCAGTTAACTACCCCCCGTCCAATACCTCTCTATACCATCATCGGGCATTCTCAAGCCGTCAGGTCTGTTGTCATTAGTCCAGATGGACAAACCCTAGCTAGTGGTAGTGTCGATCAAACCATTAAACTTTGGAGTTGGCGCGATCGCAATCTCTTACGCACACTCACAGGACATTCTGGAGCAGTGTGGTCTGTAGCCTTCAGTCCCAACGGTCAAACCTTAGCCAGTGGTAGTAACGACAGAACAATCAAACGGTGGGATATAGCTACAGGTCAACTCATAGATAACTTTGTCGGGCATACCAACCCCGTTTGGTCAGTTACCTTCAGTCCAGATGGGCAGACCCTAGCTAGTGGTAGTGGAGATCAAACCATCAAACTTTGGTCTATTAAGAGTGACACAAGTTCTCAAACTCATACTCAAAGTAATACTCTTTCCCAGACCAAATCCAAATATCTGAAGCAAATACGATGA